One genomic region from Balaenoptera acutorostrata chromosome 1, mBalAcu1.1, whole genome shotgun sequence encodes:
- the LOC103002058 gene encoding PRAME family member 15-like isoform X2 yields MSVQTPPRLLDLAGTSLLRDEASAISAVEDLPTELFPPLFMEAFHGRHIETLKAMVQAWPFVRLPLGDLIDMPHVGPLQAVLEALDVLLAQKVRPRRCKLRVLDLRDTGQIFWSMWSGASTHGCSSSGMVPVAEHRSMTQEPLASLEVFIELCLKKRTLDNFLTYLIRCLKTPLDNLSITNCWLTDSDLIHLSQCPNIRQLKGLDLSGVMLTDFSPVLLQVLLEQVAASLQELNLEQCGISDFQLESILPVLSHCSQLRTFSLCGNLLSMTIMEKLLCRTTGMPHLSDEFYPAPQESYSPHGALHLGRLAQLWDELIEIMRNLGCPRAIWLSSSPCPRWGNKTFYQEEPFLYHCYISA; encoded by the exons ATGAGTGTCCAGACCCCACCCAGACTCCTGGACCTGGCGGGAACAAGCCTGCTGAGGGATGAGGCCTCAGCCATTTCTGCTGTGGAAGATCTGCCCACTGAGCTCTTCCCACCACTGTTCATGGAGGCCTTCCATGGGAGACACATCGAGACCCTGAAGGCCATGGTGCAAGCCTGGCCCTTTGTCCGCCTGCCTCTGGGGGACCTGATAGACATGCCTCATGTGGGGCCCTTACAAGCAGTGCTGGAAGCACTTGATGTCCTACTTGCCCAGAAGGTTCGCCCTAG GAGGTGCAAACTGCGAGTGCTGGATTTACGGGATACTGGCCAGATCTTCTGGAGCATGTGGTCTGGAGCCAGCACTCACGGGTGCTCAAGCTCAGGAATGGTACCAGTGGCTGAGCACAGGTCAATGACACAGGAGCCCTTGGCTTCCTTGGAGGTGTTCATAGAACTTTGCCTGAAGAAAAGGACCCTGGATAATTTCCTCACCTACCTCATCAG ATGCCTGAAGACCCCCTTGGACAACCTCTCAATAACTAACTGCTGGCTTACAGATTCAGACTTGATCCATCTGTCTCAGTGCCCAAACATCCGTCAGCTAAAAGGTCTGGATCTGAGTGGTGTGATGCTGACCGACTTTAGTCCTGTGCTCCTCCAAGTTCTCCTGGAGCAAGTTGCAGCCTCCCTCCAGGAACTGAACTTAGAGCAGTGTGGGATCAGTGACTTTCAACTTGAGTCCATCCTGCCTGTCCTGAGCCACTGTTCACAGCTCAGGACCTTTAGCCTGTGTGGGAACCTCCTCTCTATGACCATCATGGAGAAGCTGCTGTGTCGCACCACTGGTATGCCCCATTTAAGTGATGAGTTTTATCCTGCCCCTCAGGAAAGTTACAGCCCTCATGGGGCTCTCCACCTGGGCAGACTTGCCCAGCTTTGGGATGAGCTAATTGAGATTATGAGGAATTTAGGATGTCCCAGGGCCATCTGGCTTAGCTCCAGCCCATGTCCTCGCTGGGGCAATAAGACATTCTATCAAGAGGAGCCCTTTCTATACCACTGCTATATCTCTGCCTAG
- the LOC103002058 gene encoding PRAME family member 15-like isoform X3: MSVQTPPRLLDLAGTSLLRDEASAISAVEDLPTELFPPLFMEAFHGRHIETLKAMVQAWPFVRLPLGDLIDMPHVGPLQAVLEALDVLLAQKVRPRRCKLRVLDLRDTGQIFWSMWSGASTHGCSSSGMVPVAEHRSMTQEPLASLEVFIELCLKKRTLDNFLTYLISSSGCTTSGISICTLPPSLKAAWTRCLDA; the protein is encoded by the exons ATGAGTGTCCAGACCCCACCCAGACTCCTGGACCTGGCGGGAACAAGCCTGCTGAGGGATGAGGCCTCAGCCATTTCTGCTGTGGAAGATCTGCCCACTGAGCTCTTCCCACCACTGTTCATGGAGGCCTTCCATGGGAGACACATCGAGACCCTGAAGGCCATGGTGCAAGCCTGGCCCTTTGTCCGCCTGCCTCTGGGGGACCTGATAGACATGCCTCATGTGGGGCCCTTACAAGCAGTGCTGGAAGCACTTGATGTCCTACTTGCCCAGAAGGTTCGCCCTAG GAGGTGCAAACTGCGAGTGCTGGATTTACGGGATACTGGCCAGATCTTCTGGAGCATGTGGTCTGGAGCCAGCACTCACGGGTGCTCAAGCTCAGGAATGGTACCAGTGGCTGAGCACAGGTCAATGACACAGGAGCCCTTGGCTTCCTTGGAGGTGTTCATAGAACTTTGCCTGAAGAAAAGGACCCTGGATAATTTCCTCACCTACCTCATCAG TTCCTCAGGCTGCACCACCTCCGGGATCTCTATAtgcactctccctccttccttgaaGGCTGCCTGGACCAGATGCTTAG ATGCCTGA
- the LOC103001520 gene encoding PRAME family member 12-like: protein MSVGNPPRLLDLAAMSLLRDEALTIFSLEYLPTELFPPLFIAAFYGRCRETLKTMVQTWPFARLPLGGLMQKPHKGTLQAVLGGLDVLLAQKVRPRRCKLRVLDLRNTGQNFWSMWSGARAHVYSSSSMAPVVEDISRTKQPLAPLEVFIEICLKKKTLDEFLAYLIRWVEQRKASIHLCCKKLKIVSTPKENIKKVLSIVQLDCVQEVEVNCTWKLSTLAMYAPHLGKMRNVQRLLLSPIHVSAFKEQDHQYLLQFASQILRLQYLRDLHMESPSFLEGRLNQMFRCLKTPLDNLAITNCLLTESDLTHLFQCPNISHLKGLNLSGVTLTNFSPELLQVLLEKVAATLQELDLNLCGIMDSQLEAILPALSHCSHLRVFSMCGNLLSMAVMERLLRHTDGLTGLNLELYPAPRESYSSQGVLHQERLALLHAELLEILRDLGHPRTIWISPSPCPHCGVDICDHISPSI from the exons ATGAGTGTTGGGAACCCACCCAGACTCCTGGACTTAGCAGCAATGAGCCTGTTGAGAGACGAGGCGTTGACCATCTTCTCTTTGGAGTATCTGCCCACGGAGCTCTTCCCACCACTGTTCATAGCTGCCTTCTATGGGAGATGCAGGGAGACCTTGAAGACCATGGTGCAAACCTGGCCCTTTGCCCGCCTGCCTCTAGGGGGCCTGATGCAGAAGCCTCACAAGGGAACCTTACAAGCAGTGCTGGGTGGGCTTGATGTCCTGCTAGCCCAGAAGGTTCGTCCCAG GAGGTGCAAACTGAGGGTGCTGGATTTAAGGAATactggccagaacttctggagcATGTGGTCTGGAGCCAGAGCCCATGTGTACTCAAGCTCATCGATGGCACCCGTGGTTGAGGACATTTCAAGGACAAAGCAGCCCTTGGCTCCCTTGGAGGTATTCATAGAAATTTGTCTCAAGAAAAAGACCCTGGATGAATTCCTCGCCTACCTCATCAGGTGGGTGGAGCAGAGAAAAGCCTCCATACACCTGTGCTGTAAGAAGCTGAAGATTGTTTCAACGCCcaaggaaaatattaagaaagttCTGAGTATAGTACAGCTGGACTGTGTACAGGAGGTGGAAGTGAATTGCACCTGGAAGCTGTCCACCCTGGCCATGTATGCTCCTCACCTGGGCAAGATGAGGAATGTTCAGAGACTCCTTCTCTCCCCCATTCATGTGTCTGCCTTCAAGGAGCAAGACCATCAATATCTTCTACAGTTTGCCTCTCAGATCCTCAGGCTGCAGTACCTCCGGGATCTCCATATGGAATCCCCATCCTTCCTCGAAGGTCGCCTGAACCAGATGTTCAG gtgccTGAAGACCCCCTTGGACAACCTCGCAATAACCAACTGCCTGCTTACAGAATCAGACTTGACGCATCTCTTCCAGTGCCCAAATATTAGTCATCTAAAGGGCCTGAATCTTAGTGGTGTTACCCTGACCAACTTTAGTCCTGAGCTCCTCCAAGTTCTGCTGGAGAAAGTTGCAGCCACTCTTCAGGAACTGGACTTAAACCTGTGTGGGATCATGGACTCCCAACTCGAGGCCATCCTGCCTGCCCTGAGCCACTGTTCCCATCTCAGGGTCTTCAGCATGTGTGGGAACCTCCTCTCCATGGCTGTCATGGAGAGGCTCCTGCGTCATACTGATGGGCTGACTGGTTTAAATCTAGAGCTTTACCCTGCGCCTCGGGAGAGTTACAGCTCTCAGGGTGTTCTCCACCAGGAGAGACTTGCCCTTCTACACGCTGAGCTTTTGGAGATTCTTAGAGACTTAGGACATCCCAGGACCATTTGGATTAGCCCCAGCCCCTGTCCTCACTGTGGCGTTGACATATGTGATCACATAAGTCCCAGTATATAA
- the LOC103002058 gene encoding PRAME family member 15-like isoform X1: protein MSVQTPPRLLDLAGTSLLRDEASAISAVEDLPTELFPPLFMEAFHGRHIETLKAMVQAWPFVRLPLGDLIDMPHVGPLQAVLEALDVLLAQKVRPRRCKLRVLDLRDTGQIFWSMWSGASTHGCSSSGMVPVAEHRSMTQEPLASLEVFIELCLKKRTLDNFLTYLIRWVEQRKVSIHLCCKKLKIVSMPMENIMTVLSMVQLDCIQEVQVNCTWHLSTLAMFAPLLGQMGNVQRLLLSPILVSAFEEQEQQHVVQITSQFLRLHHLRDLYMHSPSFLEGCLDQMLRCLKTPLDNLSITNCWLTDSDLIHLSQCPNIRQLKGLDLSGVMLTDFSPVLLQVLLEQVAASLQELNLEQCGISDFQLESILPVLSHCSQLRTFSLCGNLLSMTIMEKLLCRTTGMPHLSDEFYPAPQESYSPHGALHLGRLAQLWDELIEIMRNLGCPRAIWLSSSPCPRWGNKTFYQEEPFLYHCYISA from the exons ATGAGTGTCCAGACCCCACCCAGACTCCTGGACCTGGCGGGAACAAGCCTGCTGAGGGATGAGGCCTCAGCCATTTCTGCTGTGGAAGATCTGCCCACTGAGCTCTTCCCACCACTGTTCATGGAGGCCTTCCATGGGAGACACATCGAGACCCTGAAGGCCATGGTGCAAGCCTGGCCCTTTGTCCGCCTGCCTCTGGGGGACCTGATAGACATGCCTCATGTGGGGCCCTTACAAGCAGTGCTGGAAGCACTTGATGTCCTACTTGCCCAGAAGGTTCGCCCTAG GAGGTGCAAACTGCGAGTGCTGGATTTACGGGATACTGGCCAGATCTTCTGGAGCATGTGGTCTGGAGCCAGCACTCACGGGTGCTCAAGCTCAGGAATGGTACCAGTGGCTGAGCACAGGTCAATGACACAGGAGCCCTTGGCTTCCTTGGAGGTGTTCATAGAACTTTGCCTGAAGAAAAGGACCCTGGATAATTTCCTCACCTACCTCATCAGGTGGGTGGAGCAGAGAAAAGTTTCCATACACCTGTGCTGTAAGAAGCTGAAGATCGTTTCAATGCCCATGGAAAATATTATGACGGTCCTGAGTATGGTGCAGCTGGACTGTATCCAGGAGGTACAAGTGAATTGCACCTGGCATCTGTCCACCCTGGCCATGTTTGCTCCTCTCCTGGGCCAGATGGGTAATGTGCAGAGACTCCTTCTCTCCCCCATTCTTGTGTCTGCTTTTGAGGAGCAGGAACAGCAGCACGTTGTCCAAATTACCTCTCAGTTCCTCAGGCTGCACCACCTCCGGGATCTCTATAtgcactctccctccttccttgaaGGCTGCCTGGACCAGATGCTTAG ATGCCTGAAGACCCCCTTGGACAACCTCTCAATAACTAACTGCTGGCTTACAGATTCAGACTTGATCCATCTGTCTCAGTGCCCAAACATCCGTCAGCTAAAAGGTCTGGATCTGAGTGGTGTGATGCTGACCGACTTTAGTCCTGTGCTCCTCCAAGTTCTCCTGGAGCAAGTTGCAGCCTCCCTCCAGGAACTGAACTTAGAGCAGTGTGGGATCAGTGACTTTCAACTTGAGTCCATCCTGCCTGTCCTGAGCCACTGTTCACAGCTCAGGACCTTTAGCCTGTGTGGGAACCTCCTCTCTATGACCATCATGGAGAAGCTGCTGTGTCGCACCACTGGTATGCCCCATTTAAGTGATGAGTTTTATCCTGCCCCTCAGGAAAGTTACAGCCCTCATGGGGCTCTCCACCTGGGCAGACTTGCCCAGCTTTGGGATGAGCTAATTGAGATTATGAGGAATTTAGGATGTCCCAGGGCCATCTGGCTTAGCTCCAGCCCATGTCCTCGCTGGGGCAATAAGACATTCTATCAAGAGGAGCCCTTTCTATACCACTGCTATATCTCTGCCTAG